Proteins from a single region of Streptomyces spectabilis:
- a CDS encoding TRAFAC clade GTPase domain-containing protein: MNIVMLGHSQAGKTTYMALMYSTMNNGPYGFEVLCQDRAQHQQLLLAARAVLRGDYPPPTDHRQVYELKLRHGPSDLVDFRWRDHRGGALTERSTSGQSAELRRDLLAADALVVFVDAYELLTSPRGARKVRSLMAPITAALADRTTFAPLVIALTKCDLLGDDDDVRRFNQAFDPLINAVQQSRHVYGTLIELACGPQPQNVVGPVLFCLYWAIAKRAEELNGHIESAMRQAAAYQAQNHLVGRWRAAWRGEPHPGWSAAEMLNRAQAQYAQLQPLIEPGKRLENLLGELPLF; this comes from the coding sequence GTGAACATAGTGATGCTGGGGCACAGCCAGGCCGGCAAGACGACGTACATGGCGCTGATGTACAGCACGATGAACAACGGCCCGTACGGCTTCGAAGTGCTCTGCCAGGACCGGGCGCAGCACCAGCAGCTGCTCCTCGCGGCCCGGGCCGTACTGCGCGGGGACTATCCGCCGCCGACCGACCACCGGCAGGTCTACGAGCTGAAGTTGCGGCACGGCCCGAGCGACCTGGTCGACTTCCGCTGGCGCGACCACCGCGGCGGCGCGCTCACCGAACGGTCCACCTCCGGGCAGTCAGCCGAGCTGCGCCGCGACCTGCTCGCGGCGGACGCGCTCGTCGTCTTCGTCGACGCGTACGAACTGCTCACCTCGCCCAGGGGAGCCCGCAAGGTCAGGTCCCTCATGGCGCCGATCACGGCGGCCCTCGCCGACCGGACCACGTTCGCCCCCTTGGTCATCGCCCTGACCAAGTGCGATCTGCTCGGCGATGACGACGACGTCCGACGCTTCAACCAGGCCTTCGACCCGCTCATCAACGCCGTACAGCAGAGCCGCCACGTCTACGGCACGCTCATCGAGCTGGCCTGCGGACCACAGCCGCAGAACGTCGTCGGCCCGGTGCTCTTCTGCCTCTACTGGGCCATCGCGAAGCGCGCCGAGGAGCTCAACGGCCACATCGAGTCCGCCATGCGGCAGGCCGCCGCGTACCAGGCGCAGAACCACCTGGTGGGGCGCTGGCGTGCGGCCTGGCGCGGCGAGCCGCACCCGGGGTGGAGCGCCGCCGAGATGCTCAACCGGGCGCAGGCCCAGTACGCGCAGCTGCAACCGCTCATCGAGCCGGGCAAGCGGCTCGAGAACCTCCTGGGCGAACTACCACTGTTCTGA